The genomic segment GCTCGAGCGCGCGGAGCTGCGCGAGCGCTACGAGCAGGGCTTCATGGGCGCGCTCGCGCGGATCGCGACCTCGCGCCGGCACACGAACGTGCTGCAACACATGGTCGGGTACCTGCGCGAAGGCCTCGACGCGGCCGATCGCGCCGAGCTCGCGGCGCTGGTCGAGGATTACCGTCGCGAGCTCGTGCCGCTGGTCGTGCCGCTCGCGCTGCTTCGCCACCACGTGCGCCGTCTCGACGTCGCCTACCTGCGCGACCAGATCTATCTCGACCCCCACCCGAAAGAGCTGATGCTTCGCAATCACGTGTAGAGTCCGGCCGGTGACGATCGTCTACTACGACCCGAAACGACCGCTGTCGCTTCAGCCAGGCTTCCGCAGCGGCGAGGCGGGAATCGTCGATCTCATGCTCGACGACGACGCCCAGGCGCGACTCGCCCGCGTCGAGATCCCGCCCAACGCATGTCACGCGCTCGAGTGTCTCGGCGCGGTGTCGCGACTGAATCAGCTTCCGCTCGAGATCGGCCCGATCGGGCCCGGGCGCGAGGCGCTGCTCTTTCCCTCGGCGCTGGAGCGCGCGATCGGGATCTTCTACGCGCTCGAGAACGAGCTCTGGAACGGCTCGCGCGACTACGGCGCGCTCGAGCTCTGCGTCGGCCGGAGCGAGGGCGAGGCGCCGGTCGAGTACCGGCTTCGCTTCGATCGGCGCGAGTTCGAGCGCTCGCTGCTGCGCCTGGTCGACCTGTTCCACAGCGCCTGGCGCGCGGGCCGCGGCGTTCGGCTCTTGCTCTAGAAGCCGCGCGCGTACGGGAGCGCGGCGACCTTGGCGAGGATCTGCTCGCGCGCTTCGAGCAGCGTGCCCATCGCGTCCCAGCTGCCGTCGAGAAGCTGCTTGCGCGCGCCGTCGGGCATGCGAACCGGCGCGCTGCCGCCGCGCCAGGTCGCGACGAGCTTCTCGAGGTCGATCTGCACGTCCTGCGCGGGATCGAGCTCGACCGCGTCCATCAGCTTCGCCACGTCCTCGGGCGCGGCGGTGACGGCGACGATGCCGAGCGCGACGCAGTTGCCGAAGAAGATCTCCGCGAACGACTCGCCGATCAGCGCCTGGATTCCCCAGCGCTGCAGCGCCTGCGGCGCGTGCTCGCGCGAGCTGCCGCAGCCGAAGTTCTTGTTCACGATCAGGATCGACGCGCCGCGGAAGCGCCGGTCGTCGAAGGGATGCCCCTTCGGCTCGCCGGCGGCGTTCACGCGCACGTCGCGGAAGACGAACTCCTCGAGCCCCGCGAAGCGGATCGACGTCATGTAGCGCGCGGGGATGATCTGGTCGGTGTCGACGTCGTTTCCGCGCACGACCACGCCGCGGCCGCGGTGCCCGACGACGCGCGCCGCTCCGGACTTGCTCATCGCATCACCTCTCGCACGTCGGTCACGCGTCCGGCGAGCGCGGAGGCTGCGACCATGGCCGGGCTCATCAAGAGCGTGCGGCCGGTCGGGCTGCCCTGACGGCCCTTGAAGTTGCGGTTGGAACTCGACGCGCAGAGCTCGCGTCCGACGAGCTTGTCGGGGTTCATCGCCAGACACATCGAGCAGCCCGCCTCGCGCCACTGGAAGCCGGCGCTCATGAAGATCTCGTGCAGGCCCTCGCGCTCCGCCTCGACGCGCACGGCCTCGGAGCCGGGAACCACCAGCGCGCGCACGCCCGGCGCCACCTTTCCGCCACGCGCCACGCGCGCCGCCTCGCGCAGGTCGCTGATCCGCCCGTTCGTGCACGAGCCGACGAAAGCGACCTGGATCGGCGTGCCCGCGAGCGGCCGCCCCGGGACGAGCCCCATGAACTGGTACGCCTCTTCCGCGGCGGAGCGATCGGCGTCGGGAAGATCCTCGAGCCGCGGCAGATTCTCGGCCACGCCGATCGCCTGACCGGGATTCGTGCCCCAGGTGACGGTCGGAGAGATCTCTCCCCCGTCGATTCCGACCTCGTCGTCGAAGCGCGCGTCCGCATCGCTGGCGATGCCGCGCCACCAGCCGATCGCGCGCTCGAACGCGTCGCCCTGGGGGGCGAAGCGCCGCCCGCGCAGGTAGTCGAAGGTGGTCGCGTCTGGATTCACGTAGCCCACCCGCGCGCCGCCCTCGATCGACATGTTGCAGATCGTCATGCGCTCCTCCATCGAGAAGCGCTCGATCACCGGGCCCGCGTACTCGTACGCGTAGCCGACCCCGCCGTTCACGCCGAGCCGGCGGATGATGTGCAGGATCACGTCCTTGGCGTAGACGCCGAAGCCCAGCCGGCCCGACACACGAATGCGTCGCACCTTCGGCCGCGCCAGCGCCAGGCACTGCGAGGCCAGCACGTCGCGCACCTGGCTGGTGCCGATCCCGAACGCGATCGCGCCGAACGCGCCGTGGGTGGAGGTGTGCGAGTCCCCGCAGGCGATCGTCTGGCCCGGCTGCGTGAGCCCG from the Deltaproteobacteria bacterium genome contains:
- a CDS encoding 3-isopropylmalate dehydratase small subunit — translated: MSKSGAARVVGHRGRGVVVRGNDVDTDQIIPARYMTSIRFAGLEEFVFRDVRVNAAGEPKGHPFDDRRFRGASILIVNKNFGCGSSREHAPQALQRWGIQALIGESFAEIFFGNCVALGIVAVTAAPEDVAKLMDAVELDPAQDVQIDLEKLVATWRGGSAPVRMPDGARKQLLDGSWDAMGTLLEAREQILAKVAALPYARGF
- the leuC gene encoding 3-isopropylmalate dehydratase large subunit: MGRSLLDKVWDLHSVRELPGGQTQLLIGLHLIHEVTSPQGFQMLEDAGLSVLCPERTFATVDHIVPTELRRRPLRDAQAEEMLQAIEQNTKRHGIRFFPIGSGDQGIVHVIGPELGLTQPGQTIACGDSHTSTHGAFGAIAFGIGTSQVRDVLASQCLALARPKVRRIRVSGRLGFGVYAKDVILHIIRRLGVNGGVGYAYEYAGPVIERFSMEERMTICNMSIEGGARVGYVNPDATTFDYLRGRRFAPQGDAFERAIGWWRGIASDADARFDDEVGIDGGEISPTVTWGTNPGQAIGVAENLPRLEDLPDADRSAAEEAYQFMGLVPGRPLAGTPIQVAFVGSCTNGRISDLREAARVARGGKVAPGVRALVVPGSEAVRVEAEREGLHEIFMSAGFQWREAGCSMCLAMNPDKLVGRELCASSSNRNFKGRQGSPTGRTLLMSPAMVAASALAGRVTDVREVMR